A stretch of Mesorhizobium sp. M2A.F.Ca.ET.046.03.2.1 DNA encodes these proteins:
- a CDS encoding aspartate/glutamate racemase family protein codes for MRILVINPNTTQSMTAKIGEAAASVASGPTEIVAVNPADGPPSIEGYFDEVFAIPGIIAEMGKAQADAYVIACFDDTGLDAARCATEAPVIGIGEAAFHMASLVAGKFSVVTTLARSVPAIEHNLAKYGLASRCAKVRSSDVAVLELERPGSNARHRISQEIARAIREDHAEAIVLGCAGMADLARSLSEEHGVPVLDGVVCAVTLAESLFKVGLKTSKIGGYAAPRGKQFAGIFASLSPAD; via the coding sequence TGCGCATTCTCGTCATCAACCCCAACACCACCCAGTCGATGACCGCCAAGATCGGCGAGGCGGCGGCAAGCGTCGCCTCCGGCCCGACAGAGATCGTCGCCGTCAATCCCGCCGACGGCCCGCCGAGCATCGAAGGTTATTTCGACGAGGTCTTCGCGATACCCGGCATCATCGCCGAGATGGGCAAAGCACAGGCCGACGCCTATGTCATCGCCTGCTTCGACGATACCGGCCTCGATGCCGCGCGTTGCGCCACCGAGGCTCCCGTCATCGGTATCGGCGAGGCGGCGTTTCATATGGCGAGCCTTGTCGCGGGCAAGTTCAGCGTCGTCACCACGCTTGCCCGCTCGGTGCCGGCGATCGAGCACAATCTGGCCAAATACGGCCTCGCCTCGCGCTGCGCCAAGGTGCGCTCATCGGATGTCGCCGTGCTTGAGCTCGAACGTCCGGGTTCGAATGCAAGACATCGGATATCGCAGGAGATTGCGCGCGCCATTCGCGAGGACCATGCCGAGGCGATCGTGCTCGGCTGCGCCGGCATGGCCGACCTGGCGCGCAGCCTGTCCGAGGAGCATGGCGTTCCGGTGCTGGACGGCGTGGTCTGCGCCGTCACGCTGGCCGAGAGCCTGTTCAAGGTCGGCTTGAAGACATCGAAGATCGGCGGCTATGCGGCGCCGCGCGGCAAGCAGTTTGCCGGTATATTCGCCTCGCTGTCGCCGGCCGACTGA
- a CDS encoding SDR family oxidoreductase → MRVFLTGATGFIGSRIVPELLAAGHQVLGLTRSEAGARSLIAAGAEPHRGDLEDLDSLRDGAVKSDAVIHTAFDHNFSNFVANCEKDKRVIVALGGALAGSDRLLIITSGVGMGSAEHGQPAREDVFNTDHPNPRILSELTGAAMAEKGVKVSVVRLPQVHDTVKQGLITPLIAQTRAKGVSAYLGEGRNRWSAAHVLDVAKLYRLALDKQEAGVRYNAVAEEGIPMREIAEVIGAGLNVPVVSLSQDEAADHFGWLAMFAGLDLPASSEWTRAHLGWQPTGPGLIADLKQMDYSQAATA, encoded by the coding sequence ATGCGTGTATTCCTTACCGGCGCGACCGGTTTCATCGGTTCCAGAATCGTGCCTGAGCTTCTCGCCGCCGGCCATCAGGTGCTTGGCCTGACCCGCTCCGAGGCCGGCGCGCGGTCGCTTATCGCCGCCGGCGCCGAGCCCCATCGCGGCGACCTCGAAGACCTCGACAGCCTGCGCGACGGCGCGGTGAAATCGGATGCGGTGATCCACACCGCCTTCGACCACAATTTCTCGAATTTCGTCGCCAATTGCGAGAAGGACAAGCGGGTCATCGTAGCGCTGGGCGGCGCGCTGGCCGGCTCGGACCGGCTGCTCATCATCACGTCGGGTGTCGGCATGGGCTCCGCCGAACACGGACAGCCGGCGAGAGAAGACGTCTTCAACACCGACCATCCCAATCCGCGCATCCTGTCGGAGCTTACCGGCGCGGCGATGGCCGAGAAGGGCGTCAAGGTGTCGGTGGTGCGCTTGCCGCAGGTGCATGACACGGTGAAGCAGGGCCTGATCACGCCACTGATCGCCCAGACGCGCGCCAAGGGCGTGTCGGCCTATCTCGGCGAAGGCCGCAACCGGTGGTCGGCGGCGCATGTGCTCGATGTCGCCAAGCTCTACCGCCTGGCGCTCGACAAGCAGGAAGCCGGCGTGCGCTACAACGCCGTTGCCGAGGAAGGCATCCCGATGCGCGAGATCGCGGAAGTGATCGGCGCCGGCCTCAACGTGCCGGTGGTCTCGCTGTCGCAGGACGAGGCAGCGGACCATTTCGGGTGGCTCGCCATGTTCGCCGGCCTCGACCTGCCGGCGTCGAGCGAATGGACGCGCGCGCATCTCGGCTGGCAGCCGACCGGACCCGGGCTCATCGCCGACCTTAAGCAGATGGACTATTCGCAAGCCGCCACGGCATAG
- a CDS encoding Lrp/AsnC family transcriptional regulator translates to MDAETDDIQRNKQPAREIDPIDRKILGVLVEDATISYADLGERVGLSPPAAHERVKRLKRSGAIRATSAIIDPRAVKKPLLAFVHIDTRGWGKTPELMAVSKYPEVEEIHTVAGDTCMLLKVRTEDTRALEGLLARLYDTPGVTSTRSYVVLSTYLERPVQPEITGEWPAPKHMANPMY, encoded by the coding sequence ATGGACGCAGAAACAGATGACATTCAGCGGAACAAGCAACCGGCCCGCGAGATCGACCCGATCGACCGAAAGATATTAGGCGTTCTCGTCGAGGACGCGACCATCAGCTACGCCGATCTGGGCGAGCGAGTCGGCCTGTCGCCGCCGGCGGCGCATGAGCGGGTCAAGCGGCTGAAGCGCAGCGGCGCCATCCGCGCCACCTCGGCGATCATCGATCCAAGGGCGGTGAAGAAGCCGCTGCTCGCCTTCGTGCATATCGACACAAGGGGCTGGGGCAAGACGCCGGAGCTGATGGCGGTCTCCAAATATCCGGAGGTCGAGGAGATCCACACGGTCGCCGGCGACACCTGCATGCTGCTCAAGGTGCGCACAGAGGACACGCGGGCGCTCGAAGGCCTGCTCGCCCGTCTCTACGACACGCCCGGCGTCACCTCGACGCGCAGCTACGTCGTGCTGTCGACCTATCTCGAGCGCCCGGTGCAGCCCGAAATCACGGGCGAATGGCCTGCGCCCAAGCATATGGCAAATCCCATGTATTAG
- a CDS encoding helix-turn-helix transcriptional regulator has protein sequence MSLATANKETTNKLGAFLRDRRMRLDPAAFGFATGRRRTPGLRREEVAQRANISPTWYTWLEQGRGGAPSADVLNRIATGLMLTEPEREHLFMLGLGRPPEVRYKNVDSVTPRLQRVLDALDPSAAIIKTATWDVVAWNRAAAAMLTDYSKLPREQRNILRLMFGNPRVRDAQDDWRSVARFVVASFRADATRAGAGAEITQLVEELCRISPEFEALWRDNDVVPPHGEGLKRLRHPEIGLIELEFSVFAVDGRPELGMIVYNPATQADAERIQSLISSRAAK, from the coding sequence ATGTCCCTAGCGACCGCCAACAAGGAGACGACCAACAAGCTGGGCGCCTTTCTTCGTGATCGCCGCATGCGTCTCGATCCGGCGGCCTTCGGCTTCGCCACGGGTCGCCGGCGCACACCGGGGCTGCGGCGCGAAGAGGTGGCGCAGCGCGCCAATATCTCCCCCACTTGGTACACCTGGCTGGAGCAGGGGAGGGGCGGCGCGCCGTCCGCCGATGTGCTGAACCGCATCGCCACCGGGCTGATGCTGACCGAGCCCGAGCGCGAGCATCTGTTCATGCTGGGTCTCGGGCGGCCGCCGGAAGTTCGTTACAAAAACGTCGACAGCGTCACGCCGCGCCTGCAGCGCGTCCTCGATGCCTTGGACCCCAGCGCGGCAATCATCAAGACCGCGACATGGGATGTGGTGGCCTGGAACCGGGCCGCGGCAGCGATGCTCACCGACTATTCCAAGCTGCCGCGCGAGCAGCGCAACATCCTGCGCCTGATGTTCGGCAATCCGCGCGTGCGCGACGCGCAGGACGACTGGCGGAGCGTCGCGCGTTTCGTGGTCGCGTCCTTCAGGGCGGATGCCACCAGGGCCGGCGCAGGAGCGGAAATCACCCAGCTCGTCGAAGAGCTTTGCCGGATCAGTCCGGAATTCGAGGCGCTATGGCGCGACAATGACGTCGTCCCCCCGCATGGCGAAGGCCTGAAGCGTCTGCGGCATCCCGAGATCGGACTGATCGAACTGGAGTTCTCGGTGTTCGCGGTTGACGGCCGGCCGGAGCTCGGCATGATCGTCTACAACCCCGCGACGCAGGCGGATGCGGAACGCATTCAATCGCTGATCTCATCGCGCGCCGCAAAGTGA
- a CDS encoding MFS transporter: MSNSNQSTFITLAPRAPIPAAAYLLTGCIAVIGSNSLVLGPIAPAVAASFGASVPAVMTAAAAFGLGTSASALFLARYIDRIGARRMLQGALLLLAIALVASALAPTVTTLVAAQLVAGIAAGIAMPAIYASSAAIAPPGRESGTIGVVLTGWTLSMVAGVSLSAVLADLIHWRAVFAAVALLAAAAVAGLAMSSLHDTRKSGPAPSPLGALAVPGILPLLIACGAFMIAFYGVYGYLGDHLHEALGEPVSANGLAAVAYGLGFGAAALLDGVIDRLGARRVMPFAYLLVAAVYVAIALASTAFGPLIATIAVWGLANHLGLNVLVMRLTALDPSRRGTIMGLNSAVTYLAVTVGTAGFGPLYTSLGFANSALVAAGLMLVAAGAAAWRSSTRQ; the protein is encoded by the coding sequence ATGTCGAACAGCAATCAATCAACTTTTATAACCTTGGCGCCGCGCGCGCCGATTCCGGCCGCCGCCTATCTGCTGACCGGCTGCATCGCCGTCATCGGTTCTAATTCGCTGGTTCTGGGACCGATCGCGCCTGCCGTCGCGGCGTCGTTCGGCGCCAGCGTGCCGGCGGTGATGACGGCTGCCGCCGCCTTCGGCCTCGGCACATCGGCCAGCGCGCTCTTCCTTGCCCGCTATATCGACCGCATCGGCGCGCGCCGCATGTTGCAGGGCGCGTTGCTGCTTCTGGCCATCGCGCTGGTCGCCAGCGCGTTGGCGCCGACGGTGACGACGTTGGTGGCGGCCCAGCTCGTCGCCGGCATTGCCGCCGGCATCGCCATGCCGGCGATCTACGCCAGTTCGGCCGCGATCGCGCCGCCCGGCCGCGAGAGCGGCACCATCGGTGTCGTGCTGACCGGCTGGACGCTCTCGATGGTCGCCGGCGTCTCGCTGTCCGCGGTGCTCGCCGATCTCATCCATTGGCGGGCCGTCTTCGCGGCGGTGGCGTTGCTGGCGGCAGCAGCTGTTGCCGGCCTGGCGATGAGCTCTCTGCACGACACTAGGAAAAGCGGTCCCGCGCCGTCGCCGCTCGGCGCGCTCGCTGTTCCCGGCATTCTGCCGCTGCTCATTGCCTGCGGCGCCTTCATGATCGCCTTCTATGGCGTCTATGGCTATCTTGGCGATCATCTCCATGAAGCCCTCGGCGAGCCGGTAAGCGCCAATGGCCTGGCGGCGGTCGCCTATGGCCTGGGCTTCGGCGCGGCCGCCTTGCTGGATGGCGTCATCGATCGGCTCGGGGCGCGCCGCGTCATGCCCTTCGCCTATCTGCTGGTCGCCGCCGTCTATGTCGCGATCGCGCTGGCCAGCACCGCCTTCGGCCCCTTGATCGCGACGATCGCCGTCTGGGGCTTGGCCAACCATCTCGGGCTGAACGTGCTGGTCATGCGCCTCACCGCGCTCGACCCGTCGCGGCGCGGCACCATCATGGGACTGAACAGCGCGGTCACCTATCTCGCGGTCACCGTCGGCACGGCAGGCTTCGGCCCGCTCTACACGAGCCTCGGCTTCGCCAACAGCGCCCTGGTCGCCGCTGGATTGATGCTGGTGGCGGCGGGCGCGGCGGCATGGCGGTCGTCCACCCGGCAATAG
- a CDS encoding GntR family transcriptional regulator, whose protein sequence is MLTVLREDDREDKPAARWSPIYYGLRDAIVSHRLAPGTKLPEDELASIYSVSRTVVRAALQALAHDRLARLEPNRGAFVAQPSKMEAREVFEARALIEPKVAALAARAAVPSDIVQLRLHLEKEHEALHDGRDSDAIMLSARFHVGIAEIAAHSVFTNFVRDLVSHSSLIIALYWKRRDATCEKHAHHALVDAIEVGNSADAAALMNSHLVDLLSGLDLTDKVEKSDSLADLLRA, encoded by the coding sequence ATGTTGACGGTACTCAGGGAAGATGATCGAGAAGACAAGCCGGCGGCACGCTGGTCGCCGATCTATTATGGGCTGAGGGACGCCATCGTCAGCCATCGCCTCGCGCCGGGCACGAAGCTGCCGGAAGACGAGCTTGCCTCGATTTATTCGGTGAGCCGCACCGTCGTTCGCGCCGCTCTGCAGGCGTTGGCGCACGACCGCTTGGCACGGCTGGAGCCCAATCGCGGCGCCTTTGTCGCGCAGCCGTCGAAGATGGAGGCGCGCGAGGTGTTCGAGGCTCGGGCGCTGATCGAGCCCAAGGTGGCGGCGCTTGCCGCCAGGGCGGCGGTGCCGTCGGACATCGTGCAATTGCGCCTCCATCTCGAAAAGGAGCATGAGGCGCTGCATGACGGCCGCGACAGCGACGCCATCATGCTGTCGGCGCGCTTCCATGTCGGCATCGCCGAGATCGCGGCGCATTCGGTCTTCACCAACTTCGTGCGCGATCTCGTCTCGCACTCCTCGCTGATCATCGCTCTTTACTGGAAGCGCCGTGACGCAACCTGCGAGAAGCACGCCCATCACGCCCTGGTCGACGCGATCGAAGTCGGCAACAGCGCCGACGCGGCCGCCTTGATGAACAGCCACTTGGTCGACCTGCTGTCGGGACTCGATCTCACGGACAAGGTTGAAAAATCCGACAGTTTGGCGGATCTGTTGCGCGCCTAA
- a CDS encoding class I SAM-dependent methyltransferase translates to MTDELDRVRDHYRATGLTDRLKTALAVFGPEEERLKPEQLAALDQFHTRGLAATAELAELAAITTGMSVLDVGSGVGGPARFLEATYGCKVTGVDLSEPFVEAARYLTARTGQDGSVSFETGSALALPFEDGRFDAVLLQHVAMNIADRPLLYREIKRVLKPGGKFATFDVVLNGGDPLYPVPWAKTPGESFLLTAEATCEVVEAAGFGTLVRRDDTAIAKAWFAELRASGPPSLNLGVVMGQGFAELTTNLGRNLMEGRLGILTAVFEAVPPKAL, encoded by the coding sequence ATGACCGACGAACTCGATCGCGTGCGCGATCACTATCGCGCGACCGGCCTGACCGATCGATTGAAGACGGCGCTGGCGGTCTTTGGGCCTGAGGAAGAGCGGCTGAAGCCCGAGCAACTGGCGGCGCTAGACCAGTTCCACACCCGCGGGCTGGCCGCGACCGCCGAGCTCGCCGAACTTGCCGCCATCACCACCGGCATGTCGGTGCTCGACGTCGGATCGGGCGTCGGCGGGCCAGCTCGCTTCCTGGAGGCGACCTATGGCTGCAAGGTGACCGGCGTCGATCTCAGCGAGCCCTTCGTCGAAGCCGCGCGCTATCTGACCGCGCGGACCGGGCAGGACGGCAGCGTGTCGTTCGAGACCGGCAGTGCGTTGGCGCTGCCCTTCGAGGACGGCCGCTTCGACGCCGTGCTTCTGCAGCATGTGGCGATGAACATCGCCGATCGGCCGCTGCTCTACCGCGAGATCAAGCGCGTGCTGAAACCCGGCGGAAAATTCGCCACCTTCGACGTCGTGCTGAATGGCGGCGATCCTCTTTATCCGGTGCCGTGGGCGAAGACGCCGGGCGAAAGCTTCCTGCTGACCGCAGAAGCGACTTGCGAGGTGGTTGAAGCCGCCGGCTTCGGCACGCTGGTCCGCCGCGACGACACGGCCATAGCCAAGGCCTGGTTCGCCGAACTCCGCGCCTCCGGTCCGCCGTCGCTCAATCTCGGCGTCGTCATGGGGCAGGGTTTCGCCGAACTCACCACCAATCTCGGGCGCAATCTCATGGAAGGGCGGCTGGGCATTCTGACAGCAGTGTTCGAAGCCGTTCCCCCCAAGGCTTTATAG
- a CDS encoding LysR family transcriptional regulator, producing MKQNFTVRHGALDGVEAFLSVAKHRNFRKAAAELAVTPSAISQAIRTLEARIGAALFIRTTRSVGLTEAGERFFARARPAFEELIAASEIARGMGERPAGLLRLSVPPAVVPVLLEPMIASFCQAYPEIELEIVASGELADLAAEGFDAGIRMGDLIAPDMVAVRLTPSFPMVVVGSPDYLRRRAAPERIEDLRDHACLRLRRSNGSVAPWSFVDGNKTIEAIVSGPLIAHDYPSLLGAAIQGIGLAQVPGPIAEAPIADGRLQALLGRFAVTTPGVFLYYPERHQVLPKLRAFIDHIRQPGGAEASAKRSGRQRQS from the coding sequence ATGAAGCAGAACTTCACAGTCAGGCATGGCGCCCTCGACGGCGTCGAGGCCTTCTTGAGTGTCGCGAAACACCGCAATTTCCGCAAGGCGGCGGCCGAGCTTGCCGTCACCCCGTCAGCGATCAGCCAGGCGATACGCACGCTGGAGGCGCGCATCGGCGCCGCGCTCTTCATCCGCACGACGCGTAGCGTGGGTCTCACCGAAGCCGGCGAGCGCTTTTTCGCCCGCGCCCGGCCGGCCTTCGAGGAATTGATCGCCGCGAGCGAGATCGCGCGCGGGATGGGCGAGCGGCCGGCCGGGCTGTTGCGCCTTTCGGTGCCGCCGGCCGTGGTGCCGGTGTTGCTGGAGCCGATGATCGCCTCCTTCTGCCAGGCCTATCCAGAGATCGAGCTGGAGATCGTCGCCAGCGGCGAGTTGGCCGATCTCGCCGCCGAAGGATTCGATGCCGGCATTCGCATGGGCGATCTGATCGCGCCCGACATGGTCGCGGTGCGGCTGACGCCGTCCTTCCCGATGGTAGTGGTCGGCAGTCCCGACTATCTGCGCCGGCGCGCGGCGCCGGAGCGCATCGAGGATTTGCGTGACCATGCCTGCCTGCGCCTACGCCGCTCCAACGGTTCGGTCGCGCCGTGGTCCTTTGTCGACGGCAACAAGACGATAGAGGCGATCGTCTCCGGACCGCTGATCGCGCACGACTATCCTTCGCTGCTCGGCGCGGCGATCCAGGGCATCGGACTGGCGCAGGTGCCTGGTCCGATCGCCGAGGCGCCGATCGCCGATGGGCGCCTGCAGGCGCTGCTCGGCCGCTTCGCGGTGACCACGCCGGGCGTTTTTCTCTATTATCCGGAACGGCACCAGGTGCTGCCGAAGTTGCGCGCTTTCATCGACCACATCAGGCAGCCGGGCGGCGCCGAGGCTTCCGCGAAGCGATCGGGCAGGCAGCGGCAAAGCTGA